TTTGTCGATCTTTCAGTTAGGACCTATTGAGATTGTAGCATATGCAGATACGTTTAATTTGAGACTCATCAAACCAGAGACCAAAACAGGGCTCGACAAAACAGAATTATCCAATTTATCTAATTTTTTATGGTTACCATTCTTTTCACTGTGTTGTAATCTGGACTGTTTGAAGTTGACAATAGAAGGCTTTACGTAATCAGCTGGTGGCTTTCGGAGAATCATACACAGCTTTACTTAGCTTTCCTCTCAGCTGGCTAGCTTCTCCTTCTTGAATATTTCTTTGCTATTTTCATTTGGTACTTTTGTCTGTCCCAATTCCTAACCTTGAAAAGTTGCCAATTGGATCCAAGTAAGTCATTTCTAGAAAATTAAGTCAACCAGAAAGTGTTAAGAAGTTTCTACCTCCCCTATACATAAACTAGTAGTCATATATGCATATGCCTCCAAAGGAAAACAAACCAATTTCACAACCAAATTTCATCTGCTATGGTTAGTATTCTATAAACAGTACGTCCATTGTCTAGTAGCTGCTTGATGTTATAGTCACCAAATAGTTATATGGTGCTTTTCGGATATTTCTTTGCTATTTCATTTGGTACTTTTGTTTCAGAGAATCTTCCCTGAACGAGTTGTAGAGATTCCAGGTGGTGGCTTTCCAAGAATCCTCCCTGAACGTGTTATAAGTCGGCAATAGCAGAAGGCACTCCTAAGTAATTAGGTGGTCGCCTTACTTCGCCTTCCAGCTCATCTAGCTTCTCTTTTCTTGGATATTTCTTTGATCCTTCTTTCATTTGGTACTTTTGGCCTTCAAATGAAGTTGCCAATTAATCTGATACACATCGTTTTTGGAAAAGCAAGTCAAACCCAGAAATTGTTGAGCAGGTTCGCTCTTCCTCTCCTATATATCATGCATTATAGTCACTAATCTATAAACGTACATTCCACTGTCTAGTAGCTGCTTGATATTATAGTAACCAATCACCATTGTCGAATAGCTATGGTGCTGTCctgtttatttctttgtttgataGGAAACATCGACAGAGGAACCAAAAGGGACAATTCGAACTTCTTCCGGGTTTCATATAATACTCTTTTAAAAGCTACTGATAGGTTTTCTTCAGAAAATTTGATTGGTGTGGGCACTTTCGGGTCTGTGTATAAAGTATTTCTTGATAGAGCTCAAGTACTTGTTGCTGTGAAGGTATTTAACTTATTACACCAAGGATCTTTGAAGACTTTCATAGCCGAGTGTGAGGTGTTAAGAAGTATCAGGCATCGCAACATCGTTAAGATTATAACCTCATGTTCGAGTATTGATTTTCGTGGTAATGATTTCAAGGCTCTGGTTTATGAGTTCATGGAGAATGGTACCTTGGAAGAGTGGCTGCATCCAACTGTTGGAACACAAAAGGTAAGAAACGCACCCAAGAATTTAAGTTTTGTTCAGAGGCTAGACATTGCCATTGATGTTGCTTGTGCACTGGATTATCTTCATAATCATTGTGATACACCGATAGTTCATTGTGATCTAAAGCCGAGCAATATTCTTTTGGACAATGACTTGACTGGACGGGTTTCTGACTTTGGACTAGCAAGATTTCTCTCCAAACCCAATAACATTTCTACAAATCTACCGAGTGTCATTAAATTAAGAGGACCTGTTAGCTATGTTGCGCCAGGTAAATGATTATCTTCATATTCTGCAGAATTTGTTTCTCCTTTTTTCCTGGTTGAATCTGTTTTACTGCTAATAACATTTACCCTTCATGTTACAATAGATGTAATTACCTCTAGCTTGCAATACGCTCTAGTACTATTTGCAATTATATATATTGACAGCAAGtgactttcaattaaattgtaGAGTATGAAACGGGAAGTGAGGCATCAACATATGGGGATGTTTATAGCTTTGGGATTCTCTTGTTAGAGATGTTTACAGGAAAGAAACCCACTGACGACATGTTCAGTGACCGCTTGAACCTTCATAAATTTGTGAGTATGTCTTACTTTGAGGGAGTATTTCCAGAGATTGCAGATCCAAGACTGCTTCTTCAAGGAGGCAACAGTCCTCCCAGTAAATGCAGTGTGAAATTCAAATCGGAAATTGGGCAGTGCTTGGGATCGATATTTGAAATTGGAATTGTGTGTTCCAGTGAGTCCCCGAGAGACAGAATGGATATAGATAATGTTGTATCTGAATTGAATTCCGTTAGGGGTAACTTTCTGAATAGGCTACATAGTTATAGTCCTACTGTTGGTGTAAGGTCAAGATCATGCAGCAGCTGCATGGTTTGTCGACGCAGGATGAAGGTACCACCAGCATGGAGGTCATGGTCACACCGCAGCTACCGCCAGGTGAAATATTAATCTATGATGTAACTTGTGCATGGTTATCCTAATTGTAGTTTGATATATTATTTTTCCTAGTAATAATTTGATCATGTTGTCTAAATCATATTTCATCATGTTTGAAATGTCTGCTAAGATCAGTTCTGTGAATCCCGTTTGTTATGGTATCTTTCTGAGTTCTGGACCGGGCGGAGCTTAGAGGTGTGGCTGCATCCAAGCACGAGAACAAAAGAGGTAAAAGGTGCGCCCAAGATCTCAAGTCTTATCCAGAGGCTAGAAATCGCCATTGATGTTGCTTGTGCACTGGATTTTATTCACAATCATAGAAGGACAGTTCATGGTGATCTCAAGCCAAGTAATGTCTTTTTGGACGAAACGCTCATGGCAATGATTGAACGCGATACACAGGCGGCAAGGTCTTTGGACCAAATTCTCCTGGCAGGGATTTGTCGACGCGTTCGTGACTGTGTGCCGGCAAGGTCTCCCTCAAACCTAAGCAATAATGTTTCTAAAAATAAATCAAGCTCCACTATAGGATCCGTGGGTTACACAGCTCCAGGTAATTTTAATTTCCTTATATGCTTCACAAATTTCTCTCCTTTACTATAACATAAGTGAGTGAGAGTTATGGgcatattttattttacatctTCACCATTACATTTTAAATCATTTGTGTCCTTACACTTTTAAATTCATCAAGAGTGCGCATGTACGTACTAATTTCAACCAATTTTGTCCAaccattagtttttttttgtcaactaCCATGTGacatattttgaaatttgtcTCACTTAATTACGATATAATTTGCAAGCAACGTTAATGAATCTTGATCATACAATATAGCCCACTAGAGCCATGtttttcaatttacaaaatattTGACTGAAAAACTAATGATTAAATCATATAAATTAAAATTGGAGAGAATAAGAGTATGTGTGATTAGATTAGAAGTGTCTGGCAGCAACTGATATAAAGTGTAAAAAGCAGAGATGTAAAATGAAATTAACCAtatatctaaatatatatatatatatttatatatatatatttaatgtaGTGTTGTAGTGACACTTATTTGTGATCTTGTTTGAACTGTAGGGTATGGTAAGGGAATTGGAGAGCGATATTACTGGGATGTTTATAGCTTTGGCATTCTCCTGTTAGAAATGTTTACTGGAAAACGACCCACAGATCTCATGAATATTCGTAATTTTGTGAAGATGGCTATTCCTGAACGAGTTACAGAAATTGCAGATTCGAGACTGCTTCAAAGAGGCACCAATGATACTAAAAAAAATGAGTGCTTGATTTCGATATTTGAAATTGGAATTGCATGTTCAGATGGAGCCCAAAGTGACCGAATGAATATCGATCGTGTTGTGCCTAGATTGCATTCCATTAGAGACCGTCTTCTCCCATAGAAAGTTTTTCTACTGTGTTGTGAATTGTAATAGCTTAATTGTTCATCAACTCGTTCTTTGCTCcgtaaagttttatttgttgcTTGCAAAGACGAGTTGCTAGTACATAGGTTAGGATGCTTCAGGCAAATACAATCAATGAGGTACAATTTATGTGTGAAGAATACTAGCTATTACAGTGCTATTACATCTAGTAAATTTAAATCTGGGACACTTGATGGGTAGCTAGTTCTGATGGGTTTTGAGTGGAGAAATTCAAAGTCTTTGTGATGCAAAATTCAGATATCCAACCCTGCAAAATCAACCTAATCAAGTTAAATGGTTTAATTAACGGAATTCTTCTTGTTTAAAAAATGAACTTGGAAGTTGGGTTTCAAAACACTCATTTACCTGGTATCCTAGCCCTCCTGCAGAGCTTCACAGGTACTTGCAGGCGGATTTTTTGGGACTCCCAAATTATCGCTTCACAGGTTGCTGAGATGATTATGTTCGTCTGTCTTTCTTGCCTGCACCTTCTCAGAGGCTTTTATTCCCAGGAAGTCGTGCGCAAAGTTAGCTTCATTAGCTTCTACATCCAGGCGCAAGCGAATTTCTGGCATATTTCGCGTGTCCAGTTTTCACTTTTGTGGCTGATTTTTTCCTCTTTTAGATTTGTTCATGAGGGgggagtttctctctcttctctttcgctgttaattttgttttctctcttggACGATGTATTTCTCttctttattattaataaattgagTTGGGGGACGGGCAgtgggttcccagagtgggGCAGACCCTTCACCTTCAGGTTTGAGGGTGGGACAAGTGCCCTGCATTGTCTGTctccgaggaactaatatcgcctaatccctttctccttaaaaaaaaaaaaaaaaaaaaagaacttggaagttggaacatAAGCATTACTTGACCCAATTGTGCCTATACATAAAATGGAAATTAGATCTTCAGACAGTGTTGGGTCAAAGTTTGTTCAAGTAGTACAGGCACACGGGCTCTTTTGGGCTTTGATGGCCCAAAGCAAGAGTCACTCTTAAAGACGGAACCCGAGGAAATCGAAGTTCTGGATTGTGTCTCCAGCTTGGAGCTTCACATGAAGTACAGTTGAGAGAAGAGTAGAAGACATTCCAAAAGTGCTAGATTTCCAGGGATTACATAATCTAACTGATAAAGATGATAATTTTCATGATGGAGGGATCAAACTATGCTTGTTTGAAAGTGAAAATGGAAAGGTTTAAGGATATAGATGCGAGTCAGTGCTATCTATATTACTATCAAAATGAGCTTTACACACGGATTGAAATCAGTGGGTAGATTATTAATAGCtactgaaatcagtgtgagaAGCCCAATGGCTACCCTACACTCACAGATGTTATGTCTGTTCCGTTTGGTGAGGTGGTCTTTGATCTTTCCCCACTGATAGAAAAATCAGTGCGAGTTTTTTAGTGGAACCATCTCTGCAACCAACGTGCTATTAAGATATTTGCTACTTCAAATCTGTGTGGGTTAATGAAATTTTTACAAAGTAAATTAGTAAAATAATCAATTACAGCATTTGTGCTTTAAGGAGATAATCAATTTtagcatttttgtttttattaatttACATAATGAAGTATTAAAGATTAATTAATATAATCACATTTAAATTAATGAGTCAAATCCCCTTTGATAATAATCACTTTTAGTCATAATCTCACGATCTGTTCATCAGCAAGCAACTTTTGCTTCATTATAATCAAATCCCAAACCAGTAGGAAAATGTCACTTCTAAATAAGTGGcgatcttcatcatcatccaaaCAGCATAATTGCGCGATAGATTAGATCAGGAGAACCttgcaagcaaaaaaaaaaaaaaaaaaaattagatcttGAAGAGAAACAAATGAAGACCCAGATCAAGAATGTTATACTAATTTATCAATGATAGATTAATGACGATTACCTGTTGTTATTGCGAACTCTTAAAACGCGGTTGAAGATTTGAAGATGGCCCGGCAGAATCATTGAAGATCTACATTATTTAGAACAAAGGACTTCGGAGTGGGCTTCAACAAATGAAATGAATTTATATGACCAAAAACCCGagttaaaagaaagaagagagaaacaacaaTATACTAAACTAAAACAACGATATTGTAGAGAAAGTTCACCTCCAACACCAGAATCAATTTCGCTGATAACCAACTCATGAACAAACTAGGGTCTCCCAAAACATGATGTCCTGTAACCCATTGaaacataggattcaatgaaTAGATAAGGAATTTCAATTACATAGGCCACGTTTGTCTACACAGATTGGATTGGAATGGGATACAGAATAAGATTAGACTCCGTAACCTTACACTTCGTTTGTTAGAGTGGATTTTGAATTGGAATGGAATACTTCCTTTTCTTGAAAaccaaagccaaaaaaaaaaaaaactgaaaacagaaaaagcgtgagagattgagagagagctCAGAAGAATTGGGATTGTTTGGGGTTTACAATTCCATTAATGAAAAGATCAATTGAATTGCAGTTGAGGGAGGCTGGAGATGAAGAACACAGATGCAAAGGGAGGAAGAACATAGATGTAATGGAGGTCGGAGATGGCCAAATATTGCCCAGAGATTGCCGGATTTTAGCCGACGAGTTCTTGACTTCTTGCTGGAAACAAAAATAGCAGAGGTCGAATTCACCATCTGCATATCGGCGAAGACGCATCAGATATTGGAGAAATCAGTGGAGAACTAACAGAAAGAagtaaattgaagaaaaagaaaaggaggttGCGATGAGAACTGGAGGAGTTGGAGGCAGATGTTCAGTTCTGTCGTGGTTGGAAACCAAGATGTAAAACTTGAGGCGTCCTAGTTAGATAAATTATATCTTACCTTTCTAACAAGATTGGTTATCCATACCTGACAGGAATTGAGAAATCCACCTGAAAACTATCTGGGATTCCAAACATGATTACTTCCCAAATTGGATTTAAGTTTTCCTATCCAAGCTCTTTATCCGTTGAAACAAACGCAGCCGTAAGGTTTTGAAGATTGAGAACAGAGGTTGAGAGAATTACCCTATTTCGTTGCAAGAAGCCGGAAACATCGATTTGGTTGTTTGGAAGAAACGGCGGTTTGGGTTTGTTTGGAGGAAGCGGTGCTGGGCGAGATCTACACTctctctagagagagagagagagacgggaAGAGTGAATAAATGTTTTAGTTAATTTGCAAGTGAACGTGAATTAAACCTAATTGACCAGCTTTaagaaaattaataattattattatttttaataaatggcAACTGAAGTCAGTGTGGCTgcggctcttttttttttctttttttttttgaagttctgcttttttttttacttgttaTTATTATCTCTTTTGCCCTTATTATTGGAAAAATGTATCTTTTCTTTGCTAAACTATGAGTACCTATATGAAACTTAAATCTTTAATGACGATAAAAGAATATTAGGTTTTTGTcataaaggaaaaaataaaaaattcattaCATTAATCACTTATTAATGGACTTCTAAATTTTTACAATTTCCACCATATAAATCAAATTAACCGTAATTATCTTTTCCACAGGACAGGTAATTATCCTTTACCATTCAAATCAAATaagattaattacattaatcACTTTTTAATGGGCTTTTAATTCTTTACCATTGAAATCAAATCAATCGGAATTATCCTTTCCACATGATTGAAAcgacttgtaaatttttgtataaattttttttagtcCCTAATCTAAATAAACTTGCAAAGATGAGGGAGAAGATCACTATGATTTGTTACCATTAATCCACATTGATATCTGTGTGTATTAACAACAATAGTACAAATggatatccgtgtgagataCAAACATGTCACTTCTAACAAATGTTGACACAAATGTCAATGGGAAAGTAGCAATTGCAACAGATAACTGTGTCAAACAACATACAGATATCAGTGTCATTTCAACATTCACACGGATGATAGTGTGAAATTTCATTGCTATAGATGTCTGTGggaaatataattttttgggaaattataattttgttaTTACCAACAGATATCTATGTATAAATAGTTCTCACAGATATCAATATAAGTTAAATATTTAGTACATACAGACATCTGGGAGAAAGTCTAGCCACACTGATTTCAGTAAATAATAGTGTGAGCATGTTCCTATGTAGGACCCACTCATTCAATTCACACGAATATCTGTATCTACAAGTTAAAATCTACTGATTTTTTATCAGTGTGAGAGTCGGGGTGTTTAAAATCTGTGTGGGTTGCTCTTTTTGCTAATAGTAGCTATTTTATAAGATAAAGAAGCACAAAGAGTAGCACACAGCATATACTTCTCTTGGCCTTTCATGGAATGGGGTAGAAACAAACTCTAGAAAAAGGGGCGTCTCAGATCTGAACTTCATCATATTTTaaaccaaagaaagaaaatggtGGCGGCTTTTTGACTTTGTTGTCCTTTCCTTGGTGGGAAACCATTCCACTAGTCTTTATGAACTGAACTTGGTCTTGGCGTGCAACTATTCATGCAACTAGCCAACTACACAGCATCATGCCGCCAACTGGAAAGCAAATGATCCAATTAAGCAGTCGTAGTCAATCTAAGAGAGCTTATCCGGATCAGAAGTATATATCTCCCTCTCTTTGGTTAATACCAGCAAGTTCAAAAGAAAAGACCGAAAGAGAGTATCGATCCAAATGGGGGTTTTGGTTCTGAATCTGCTTTTGATATACTCAGTTCTTAATCCCATGTTCATTTTCAGTTGTAGCTCTATGCCGCTTTGAACCATCTCCTGACCATGACGCTCGGAGGGAATGAGACGGATAGGCTTGCATTGCTAGCCATCAAAGCTAACATACAGCACGATCCCAACCAGGTCATGAGCACGTGGAATGAGTCCATTCACTTCTGCTCGTGGTACGGTGTAACCTGCAGTCGAAGGCATCACCAGAGGGTCACAATGCTGGACCTCAAATCACAAGGCTTGTCCGGCTTCATATCCCCACACATAGGAAATCTAAGTTTCCTAAGGGAGATGTACCTCTATAGCAATAACTTCACTCATGAAATTCCTCCAGAAATTGGGCGTTTGCGTAGGTTGCAGGTATTACATCTAGCTAATAATTCATTTACTGGCCATATTCCTACCAACATATCCAATTGCTTCAATCTTACCTATCTCAGTTTCGGGTTCAACAAGCTGGTTGGTGAAATTCCTTCCCAACTCGGTTTCTTGTCTAAGCTTCAGACAATTGATTTCGACCATAATAATTTTACTGGAGAATTCCCTCCTTCCTTTGGGAATCTTTCATCTCTTACGCAGCTCGGTGCAACTGTTAACAACTTGGTGGGTAGCATCCCTACGTCTCTAGGCCAATTGAAAAAATTAACTTTCTTTTCGTTGGGCGGTAATATGTTGTCTGGTTCCATGCCTCCCTCCATTTTTAACCTATCTGCCATTGTTTCTTTTTCCATActacaaaaccaaattcaaggaaATCTTCCCTTAAACTTCAGTGATGCTTTTCCAGTCATCAAGGTCTTTAGCATTTTGGGAAACAAATTTATTGGAGGCATTCCAGTGTCAATATCCAATGCAACAAGTCTAGTGTCCTTCGATGTCTCCCGGAACAATCTAACAGGACGAGTGCCCAGTTTGCTACCACTTCATAACCTCATGGTTTTCTCAGTTGCAGATTATCTTGGAAGTGGTAAAGATGGTGACTTGAGTTTTGTCTCGGAAATGATCAATGCCACACAATTAATGTGGTTGTTTTTAGCCTACAACAATTTCGGAGGGACATTGCCCACATCAATATCCAATCTCTCAACCAATCTTGAACAGCTTTG
This portion of the Rosa chinensis cultivar Old Blush chromosome 1, RchiOBHm-V2, whole genome shotgun sequence genome encodes:
- the LOC112187573 gene encoding putative receptor-like protein kinase At3g47110, with the protein product MVLSCLFLCLIGNIDRGTKRDNSNFFRVSYNTLLKATDRFSSENLIGVGTFGSVYKVFLDRAQVLVAVKVFNLLHQGSLKTFIAECEVLRSIRHRNIVKIITSCSSIDFRGNDFKALVYEFMENGTLEEWLHPTVGTQKVRNAPKNLSFVQRLDIAIDVACALDYLHNHCDTPIVHCDLKPSNILLDNDLTGRVSDFGLARFLSKPNNISTNLPSVIKLRGPVSYVAPEYETGSEASTYGDVYSFGILLLEMFTGKKPTDDMFSDRLNLHKFVSMSYFEGVFPEIADPRLLLQGGNSPPSKCSVKFKSEIGQCLGSIFEIGIVCSSESPRDRMDIDNVVSELNSVRGNFLNRLHSYSPTVGVRSRSCSSCMVCRRRMKVPPAWRSWSHRSYRQFCESRLLWYLSEFWTGRSLEVWLHPSTRTKEVKGAPKISSLIQRLEIAIDVACALDFIHNHRRTVHGDLKPSNVFLDETLMAMIERDTQAARSLDQILLAGICRRVRDCVPARSPSNLSNNVSKNKSSSTIGSVGYTAPGYGKGIGERYYWDVYSFGILLLEMFTGKRPTDLMNIRNFVKMAIPERVTEIADSRLLQRGTNDTKKNECLISIFEIGIACSDGAQSDRMNIDRVVPRLHSIRDRLLP